A stretch of Stenotrophomonas indicatrix DNA encodes these proteins:
- the rplE gene encoding 50S ribosomal protein L5 encodes MTSRLEKFYKEEVVPALMKQFGYTNSMQVPKLVKVTLNMGVGEAATNKKILENAVGDMTKISGQKPIVTKSRISVASFKIRDGWPIGCKTTLRRHKMYEFLDRLINISLPRVRDFRGVSGRSFDGRGNFNMGVKEQIIFPEIDFDAVDAIRGMDIAITTTAKTDAEAKALLAAFKFPFRN; translated from the coding sequence ATGACTTCCCGTCTCGAAAAGTTTTACAAGGAAGAAGTGGTGCCGGCGCTGATGAAGCAGTTCGGTTACACCAATTCCATGCAGGTGCCGAAGCTGGTCAAAGTCACCCTGAACATGGGTGTCGGCGAAGCGGCCACCAACAAGAAGATCCTGGAAAACGCCGTTGGCGACATGACCAAGATCTCGGGCCAGAAGCCGATCGTCACCAAGTCGCGTATCTCGGTGGCATCGTTCAAGATCCGTGATGGTTGGCCGATCGGCTGCAAGACCACGCTGCGTCGCCACAAGATGTACGAGTTCCTGGACCGCCTGATCAACATCTCGCTGCCGCGCGTGCGCGACTTCCGTGGTGTTTCCGGTCGTTCCTTCGACGGTCGCGGCAACTTCAACATGGGTGTGAAGGAACAGATCATCTTCCCGGAAATCGACTTCGACGCTGTCGACGCGATCCGCGGTATGGATATCGCCATCACCACCACTGCGAAGACCGACGCGGAAGCGAAGGCGCTGCTGGCAGCGTTCAAGTTCCCGTTCCGTAACTGA
- the rpsQ gene encoding 30S ribosomal protein S17 — protein MSDNTENKALRTVEGRVVSNKMDKTVTVLVERQVKHALYGKYIKRSTKLHAHDADNACKEGDVVRVTEIAPMSKTKNWRVVEVITRAAE, from the coding sequence ATGAGCGACAATACTGAAAACAAAGCGCTGCGCACGGTCGAAGGCCGTGTCGTCAGCAACAAGATGGACAAGACGGTTACCGTCCTGGTCGAGCGTCAGGTCAAGCACGCACTGTACGGCAAGTACATCAAGCGCTCGACGAAGCTGCACGCCCACGATGCCGACAACGCCTGCAAGGAAGGCGATGTCGTCCGCGTGACCGAGATTGCTCCGATGTCCAAGACCAAGAACTGGCGCGTGGTGGAAGTCATCACGCGTGCGGCTGAATAA
- the rpsN gene encoding 30S ribosomal protein S14 — MAKTSMVNRDIKRKKLAEKFAVKRAALKKIVSSPDASYEEKIEAATKLSKLPRDSSPSRHRNRCELSGRPRGVYSKFGLGRNKLREATMRGDVPGLRKASW, encoded by the coding sequence ATGGCAAAGACCTCCATGGTCAACCGCGACATCAAGCGGAAGAAGCTGGCTGAAAAGTTCGCTGTCAAGCGTGCTGCTCTGAAGAAGATTGTGTCCTCCCCGGACGCGAGCTACGAAGAGAAGATCGAGGCCGCCACCAAGTTGTCGAAGCTGCCGCGCGATTCGTCGCCGAGCCGCCATCGCAACCGTTGCGAACTGTCTGGCCGCCCGCGTGGCGTGTACAGCAAGTTCGGCCTGGGTCGCAACAAGCTGCGTGAAGCCACCATGCGTGGCGACGTTCCGGGCCTGCGCAAGGCCAGCTGGTAA
- the rplO gene encoding 50S ribosomal protein L15 — MTMHLNELSPAPGARKERTRVGRGIGSGLGKTCGRGHKGSFARKGGGKIKAGFEGGQTPMQRRLPKIGFRSPIAKDTAEVLLYQLDKLPAGEIDFAVLRAAKLVPSTAKKAKVVVKGEVTKAFTLKGVAATAGAKAAIEAAGGSVTE; from the coding sequence ATGACCATGCATCTGAATGAATTGAGCCCGGCACCGGGCGCTCGTAAAGAGCGTACCCGCGTCGGTCGCGGTATCGGCTCCGGCCTGGGCAAGACCTGCGGCCGCGGCCACAAGGGTTCGTTTGCCCGTAAGGGTGGCGGCAAGATCAAGGCTGGCTTCGAAGGCGGCCAGACCCCCATGCAGCGTCGTCTGCCGAAGATCGGCTTCCGTTCGCCGATCGCCAAGGACACCGCTGAAGTGCTGCTGTACCAGCTGGACAAGCTGCCGGCCGGCGAGATCGACTTCGCTGTCCTGCGTGCTGCCAAGCTCGTCCCGAGCACTGCCAAGAAGGCCAAGGTCGTCGTCAAGGGCGAAGTGACCAAGGCGTTCACCCTGAAGGGTGTTGCTGCCACGGCCGGTGCCAAGGCTGCGATCGAAGCTGCCGGCGGCAGCGTAACGGAGTAA
- the rplX gene encoding 50S ribosomal protein L24 — translation MANRIKKGDQVVVNAGKDKGKQGEVVRVDGDRLVVANVNIVKRHTKPNPQAGVAGGVVEREASIHISNVNVLNPASGKGERVGFKVLEDGRKLRVFRSSGEALDA, via the coding sequence ATGGCTAACCGTATCAAGAAGGGCGACCAGGTTGTCGTCAACGCCGGCAAGGACAAGGGTAAGCAGGGCGAAGTCGTCCGCGTCGATGGCGACCGTCTGGTCGTCGCCAACGTGAACATCGTCAAGCGCCACACCAAGCCGAACCCGCAGGCAGGTGTTGCCGGCGGCGTGGTCGAGCGTGAAGCGTCGATCCATATCTCCAACGTGAATGTGCTGAACCCGGCTTCGGGCAAGGGCGAGCGCGTTGGCTTCAAGGTGCTGGAGGATGGACGCAAACTGCGTGTGTTCCGCTCCAGCGGTGAGGCGCTCGACGCCTGA
- the rplV gene encoding 50S ribosomal protein L22, whose protein sequence is MEAKAILRTARISPQKARLVADQVRGLPAERAVNLLKFSDKKAAHLIKKVVESAIANAENNQGADVDELKVQTIMVDEGPTLKRFMARAKGRGTRILKRTSHITVVVGAAK, encoded by the coding sequence ATGGAAGCGAAAGCCATCCTGCGCACCGCGCGCATCTCCCCGCAGAAGGCACGTCTGGTCGCTGACCAGGTGCGCGGTCTGCCGGCCGAGCGTGCCGTCAACCTGCTGAAGTTCTCGGACAAGAAGGCTGCCCACCTGATCAAGAAGGTGGTGGAGTCGGCTATTGCAAATGCCGAGAACAACCAGGGCGCCGACGTCGACGAGCTGAAGGTTCAGACCATCATGGTAGATGAAGGTCCGACCCTGAAGCGTTTCATGGCGCGGGCGAAAGGCCGCGGTACCCGCATCCTCAAGCGCACCAGCCACATCACTGTGGTTGTGGGCGCCGCCAAGTAA
- the rplR gene encoding 50S ribosomal protein L18, which produces MNKNIARLRRAKSTRAHIRVLGVARLSVLRTGQHLYAQVFTADGSKVLAAANTTQADIKEGLKNGKNADAAAKVGRIVAERAKAAGVEKVAFDRSGYRYHGRIKALADAAREAGLQF; this is translated from the coding sequence ATGAACAAGAACATCGCCCGCCTGCGTCGCGCCAAGTCGACCCGTGCCCACATCCGTGTGCTCGGTGTGGCCCGCCTGTCGGTGCTGCGCACCGGCCAGCACCTGTATGCACAGGTCTTCACCGCTGACGGCTCGAAGGTGCTGGCTGCCGCCAACACCACCCAGGCCGACATCAAGGAAGGCCTGAAGAACGGCAAGAACGCCGATGCCGCCGCCAAGGTTGGCCGCATCGTCGCTGAGCGTGCCAAGGCCGCCGGCGTCGAGAAGGTTGCCTTCGATCGTTCGGGTTACCGTTACCACGGCCGCATCAAGGCCCTGGCTGACGCTGCCCGCGAAGCCGGCCTGCAGTTCTAA
- the rpsC gene encoding 30S ribosomal protein S3 — MGHKVHPIGIRLGISKDWNSKWYANKAEFAGYLAADLKVREMLRKKLAQAGISKILIERPAKTARVTIHTARPGVVIGKRGEDIEKLRKEVSEMMGVPAHINVTEVRKPELDAQLVAESIAQQLERRIMFRRAMKRSVGNAMRLGALGIKVNVGGRLNGAEIARSEWYREGRVPLHTLRADIDYGFAEAKTTYGIIGIKVWIYKGEVFDFSQVGQEKQDDTPSRNDRHDRGDRGDRQRPAREAR, encoded by the coding sequence ATGGGTCATAAAGTTCATCCGATTGGTATCCGCCTCGGCATTTCCAAGGACTGGAACTCCAAGTGGTACGCCAACAAGGCCGAGTTCGCTGGTTACCTGGCAGCCGACCTGAAAGTGCGCGAAATGCTGCGCAAGAAGCTGGCGCAGGCCGGCATCAGCAAGATCCTGATCGAGCGTCCGGCAAAGACCGCTCGCGTGACGATCCACACCGCCCGTCCGGGCGTGGTGATCGGCAAGCGCGGTGAGGACATCGAGAAGCTGCGCAAGGAAGTGAGCGAGATGATGGGCGTCCCGGCGCACATCAACGTCACCGAAGTGCGCAAGCCCGAGCTGGACGCACAGCTGGTTGCCGAATCGATCGCGCAGCAGCTGGAGCGTCGCATCATGTTCCGCCGCGCAATGAAGCGCTCGGTCGGCAACGCGATGCGCCTGGGTGCCCTGGGCATCAAGGTCAACGTCGGTGGCCGCCTCAACGGTGCAGAAATCGCCCGTTCGGAGTGGTACCGCGAAGGCCGCGTGCCGCTGCACACGCTGCGTGCCGACATCGACTACGGCTTCGCTGAAGCCAAGACGACCTACGGCATCATCGGCATCAAGGTCTGGATCTACAAGGGCGAGGTCTTCGATTTCTCCCAGGTTGGCCAGGAAAAGCAGGACGACACCCCGTCGCGCAACGATCGTCATGATCGCGGCGACCGCGGTGACCGTCAGCGCCCGGCTCGTGAAGCGAGGTAA
- the rpsH gene encoding 30S ribosomal protein S8, producing MSMTDPIADLLVRIKNAAAVGKQTVKAPSSKIKVAIAQVLKDEGYIADLRVTALENNKSELEIVLKYFEGKPVIATLKRFSRSGLRQYRGKSELPKVMNGLGISIISTSKGIMTDAQARQLGVGGEVLCFVA from the coding sequence ATGAGCATGACTGATCCCATCGCCGACCTGCTGGTCCGCATCAAGAATGCGGCAGCGGTTGGCAAGCAGACGGTGAAAGCCCCGTCGTCCAAGATCAAGGTTGCGATCGCCCAGGTCCTGAAGGACGAGGGTTACATCGCCGACCTGCGCGTGACCGCGCTCGAGAACAACAAGTCCGAGCTGGAAATCGTGCTGAAGTATTTCGAAGGCAAGCCGGTCATCGCGACCCTGAAGCGCTTCTCGCGTTCGGGCCTGCGCCAGTACCGCGGCAAGAGCGAACTGCCGAAGGTCATGAATGGCCTGGGCATTTCCATCATTTCCACTTCCAAGGGCATCATGACTGATGCGCAGGCGCGCCAGTTGGGCGTCGGCGGCGAAGTCCTGTGCTTCGTGGCCTAA
- the rpmD gene encoding 50S ribosomal protein L30 — protein sequence MANETNKTVKVRLVRGLRGAQARHRLSVRALGLGKLNDVRELKDSPQVRGLINKVHYLVKVEE from the coding sequence ATGGCTAATGAAACCAACAAGACCGTCAAGGTCCGTCTGGTTCGCGGCCTGCGTGGTGCCCAGGCGCGTCATCGCCTGTCGGTGCGTGCGCTGGGTCTGGGCAAGCTCAACGATGTGCGTGAACTGAAGGACAGCCCGCAGGTTCGCGGTCTGATCAACAAGGTCCACTACCTCGTCAAGGTTGAGGAATAA
- the rplN gene encoding 50S ribosomal protein L14: protein MIQMQSYLDVADNSGAKRVMCFKVLGGSKRRYAGIGDIIKVTVKDAIPRGKVKKGEVYDAVVVRTRKGVRRADGSLIRFDGNAAVLLNNKQEPIGTRIFGPVTRELRSEKFMKIVSLAPEVL from the coding sequence ATGATCCAGATGCAGAGCTACCTTGACGTCGCCGACAATTCTGGTGCCAAGCGAGTGATGTGCTTCAAGGTGCTGGGTGGTTCCAAGCGCCGTTACGCCGGCATCGGCGACATCATCAAGGTCACCGTGAAGGATGCGATTCCGCGCGGCAAGGTCAAGAAGGGTGAAGTGTATGACGCCGTCGTGGTGCGTACCCGCAAGGGTGTGCGTCGCGCCGACGGCTCGCTGATCCGCTTCGACGGCAACGCCGCCGTTCTGCTTAACAACAAGCAGGAGCCGATCGGGACCCGTATCTTCGGGCCGGTGACTCGTGAACTTCGTTCGGAGAAGTTCATGAAGATCGTCTCGCTCGCTCCCGAAGTGCTGTGA
- the rplF gene encoding 50S ribosomal protein L6: MSRVAKKPIDLGKVELNVQNDNVIAKGPKGTLSLAKPAGININVENGVATLSTDNVELIPLTGTVRAILSNMVKGVSEGFERKLELVGVGYRAAMQGKDLSLSLGYSHPIVFVAPEGITITTPTQTEILVQGADKQAVGEAAAKIRAFRKPEPYKGKGVKYSDEVIIRKEAKKA; the protein is encoded by the coding sequence ATGTCCCGTGTAGCCAAGAAGCCGATCGACCTGGGTAAGGTTGAACTGAACGTCCAGAACGACAACGTCATCGCCAAGGGCCCGAAGGGCACCCTGTCGCTGGCCAAGCCGGCTGGCATCAACATCAATGTCGAAAACGGCGTTGCCACCCTGAGCACCGACAACGTGGAGCTGATCCCGCTGACCGGTACCGTCCGCGCCATCCTGTCCAACATGGTCAAGGGTGTTTCCGAAGGCTTCGAGCGCAAGCTTGAGCTGGTCGGCGTGGGTTACCGTGCCGCGATGCAGGGCAAGGACCTCAGCCTGTCGCTGGGTTACTCGCACCCGATCGTGTTCGTGGCGCCGGAAGGCATCACCATCACCACCCCGACCCAGACTGAAATCCTGGTGCAGGGCGCTGACAAGCAGGCCGTCGGTGAAGCTGCCGCCAAGATCCGTGCGTTCCGCAAGCCGGAGCCGTACAAGGGCAAGGGCGTGAAGTACTCCGACGAAGTCATCATTCGCAAGGAAGCCAAGAAGGCCTAA
- the rplP gene encoding 50S ribosomal protein L16, producing the protein MLQPKRTKYRKVHKGRNEGLSWSANAVSFGEYGLKATAHGQLTARQIEAARRSISRYVKRGGKMWIRVFPDKPITKKPIEVRMGSGKGNVEYWVAQIQPGRMIYEIEGVTEEVAREAFRLAAAKLSVTTTFVTRTVR; encoded by the coding sequence ATGTTGCAACCCAAGCGAACCAAGTACCGCAAGGTGCACAAGGGCCGTAACGAAGGCCTCAGCTGGAGCGCAAACGCTGTCAGCTTTGGCGAGTACGGCCTGAAGGCAACCGCCCACGGTCAGCTGACCGCGCGTCAGATCGAAGCGGCTCGCCGTTCGATCAGCCGCTACGTGAAGCGCGGCGGCAAGATGTGGATCCGAGTGTTCCCCGACAAGCCCATCACCAAGAAGCCCATCGAAGTTCGAATGGGTTCGGGTAAGGGCAACGTGGAATACTGGGTGGCCCAGATCCAGCCCGGCCGCATGATCTATGAAATCGAGGGTGTTACCGAGGAAGTGGCACGCGAGGCGTTCCGCCTGGCCGCTGCCAAGCTCTCGGTCACCACCACTTTCGTGACCCGGACGGTGCGCTGA
- the secY gene encoding preprotein translocase subunit SecY has product MAQAGIGNLAGGMGKFTELRQRLLFVVGALIVYRIGCYVPVPGVNPDAMLAMMQQQGGGIVDMFNMFSGGALHRFSIFALNVMPYISASIVMQLAVHIFPALKAMQKEGESGRRKITQYSRIGAVLLAVVQGGSIALALQGQVSPTGAPVVYMPGMGFVLTAVVALTAGTMFLMWVGEQVTERGIGNGVSLIIFAGIVAGLPGAVIHTFDAYRDGNIQFIQLLLIAIVVLAFIFFVVFVERGQRRITVNYARRQGGRNAYMNQTSFLPLKLNMAGVIPAIFASSLLAFPATLAMWSGQAANQSTFGQTLQKVANALGPGEPLHMIVFAALITGFAFFYTALVFNSQETADNLKKSGALIPGIRPGKATADYIDGVLTRLTAAGSAYLVIVCLLPELMRTQLNASFYFGGTSLLIVVVVVMDFIAQVQAHLMSHQYESLLKKANLKGGNRGGFARG; this is encoded by the coding sequence ATGGCGCAAGCTGGCATCGGTAACCTCGCGGGCGGAATGGGCAAGTTCACTGAACTTCGCCAACGTTTGCTGTTCGTCGTCGGGGCTTTGATCGTCTATCGCATCGGCTGCTACGTGCCGGTGCCGGGCGTCAATCCCGATGCCATGCTTGCCATGATGCAACAGCAGGGCGGCGGCATCGTGGACATGTTCAACATGTTCTCGGGCGGCGCCCTGCACCGTTTCAGCATTTTCGCGCTGAACGTGATGCCGTATATCTCGGCATCGATCGTGATGCAGCTGGCTGTGCACATCTTCCCCGCCTTGAAGGCGATGCAGAAGGAAGGTGAGTCCGGCCGCCGCAAGATCACCCAGTATTCGCGCATCGGCGCTGTGCTGCTCGCAGTGGTGCAGGGCGGTTCGATCGCGCTGGCGCTGCAGGGCCAGGTGTCGCCGACCGGCGCACCGGTCGTGTACATGCCGGGCATGGGCTTCGTGCTCACTGCCGTGGTCGCACTGACCGCCGGCACCATGTTCCTGATGTGGGTTGGTGAGCAGGTGACCGAGCGCGGCATCGGCAACGGCGTCTCGCTGATCATCTTCGCCGGTATCGTGGCGGGCCTGCCGGGTGCGGTCATCCACACCTTCGACGCCTACCGCGACGGCAACATCCAGTTCATCCAGCTGCTGCTGATCGCCATCGTCGTGCTCGCCTTCATCTTCTTCGTGGTGTTCGTCGAACGCGGCCAGCGCCGGATCACGGTGAACTACGCGCGCCGCCAGGGCGGTCGCAACGCGTACATGAACCAGACCTCGTTCCTGCCGCTGAAGCTGAACATGGCCGGCGTCATCCCGGCAATCTTCGCCTCGAGCCTGCTGGCCTTCCCGGCCACCCTGGCCATGTGGTCCGGCCAGGCTGCCAACCAGAGCACCTTTGGCCAGACCCTGCAGAAGGTCGCCAATGCCCTGGGCCCGGGCGAGCCGCTGCACATGATCGTGTTCGCTGCGCTCATCACCGGTTTCGCGTTCTTCTATACCGCGCTGGTGTTCAACTCGCAGGAAACCGCCGACAACCTGAAGAAGTCGGGCGCGCTGATTCCGGGTATCCGTCCGGGCAAGGCCACCGCCGACTACATCGACGGCGTGTTGACCCGACTGACTGCTGCCGGTTCGGCTTACCTGGTAATCGTCTGCCTGCTGCCGGAACTGATGCGCACGCAGCTGAACGCCTCGTTCTACTTCGGCGGTACTTCGCTGCTGATCGTGGTGGTGGTGGTGATGGACTTCATCGCCCAGGTGCAGGCGCACCTGATGTCCCACCAGTACGAGAGCCTGCTGAAGAAGGCCAACCTGAAGGGCGGCAACCGCGGCGGTTTTGCTCGCGGCTGA
- the rplB gene encoding 50S ribosomal protein L2, producing the protein MPLMKFKPTSPGRRSAVRVVTPDLHKGAPHAPLVESQSRSGGRNHHGRITVRHVGGGHKQHYRLIDFKRNKLGIPARVERIEYDPNRTAHIALLCYVDGERRYIIAPKGLKAGDQVIAGSDAPIKAGNTLPLRNIPVGTTIHCIELKPGKGAQIARAAGAAVQLVAREGIYATLRLRSGEMRKVPVECCATIGEVGNDEHSLEKLGKAGAKRWRGVRPTVRGAAMNPVDHPHGGGEAKAGQGNPHPVTPWGVPTKGYKTRHNKRTQQFIVRDRRG; encoded by the coding sequence ATGCCATTGATGAAATTCAAGCCCACTTCTCCCGGTCGCCGTTCGGCCGTGCGCGTGGTTACTCCCGACCTGCACAAGGGCGCTCCGCACGCTCCGCTGGTCGAGTCGCAGAGCCGTTCCGGTGGTCGTAACCACCACGGCCGCATCACCGTGCGTCACGTCGGTGGTGGCCACAAGCAGCACTACCGCCTGATTGACTTCAAGCGCAACAAGCTGGGCATCCCGGCGCGCGTGGAACGCATCGAATACGATCCGAACCGCACTGCGCACATCGCCCTGCTGTGCTACGTCGACGGCGAGCGTCGCTACATCATCGCCCCGAAGGGTCTGAAGGCTGGTGATCAGGTGATCGCTGGTTCGGATGCTCCGATCAAGGCGGGCAACACCCTGCCGCTGCGCAACATCCCGGTCGGTACCACCATCCACTGCATCGAGCTGAAGCCGGGCAAGGGCGCTCAGATCGCTCGCGCTGCAGGTGCTGCCGTGCAGCTGGTTGCTCGTGAAGGCATCTACGCCACCCTGCGCCTGCGCTCGGGTGAGATGCGCAAGGTTCCGGTTGAGTGCTGCGCGACCATCGGCGAAGTCGGCAACGACGAGCACAGCCTGGAAAAGCTGGGCAAGGCCGGTGCCAAGCGCTGGCGCGGCGTCCGCCCGACCGTTCGTGGTGCTGCCATGAACCCGGTTGACCACCCGCACGGTGGTGGTGAGGCGAAGGCCGGCCAGGGTAACCCGCATCCGGTCACCCCGTGGGGTGTTCCGACCAAGGGTTACAAGACGCGCCATAACAAGCGCACTCAGCAGTTCATCGTCCGCGATCGTAGGGGCTAA
- the rpsM gene encoding 30S ribosomal protein S13, with the protein MARIAGVNLPAQKHVWVGLQSIYGIGRTRSKKVCEVAGVTSTTKIRDLSEPEIERLRAEVGKYIVEGDLRREIGIAIKRLMDLGCYRGLRHRRGLPLRGQRTRTNARTRKGPRKAIRK; encoded by the coding sequence ATGGCGCGTATTGCAGGCGTCAACCTGCCAGCCCAGAAGCATGTCTGGGTCGGGTTGCAAAGCATTTACGGCATCGGCCGTACCCGTTCGAAGAAGGTCTGCGAAGTCGCAGGCGTCACTTCGACCACCAAGATCCGCGATCTGTCGGAGCCGGAAATCGAGCGCCTGCGCGCCGAAGTCGGCAAGTACATCGTGGAAGGCGATCTGCGCCGTGAAATCGGTATCGCGATCAAGCGCCTGATGGACCTGGGCTGCTACCGCGGCCTGCGTCACCGTCGCGGTCTGCCGCTGCGTGGCCAGCGCACCCGTACCAACGCCCGCACCCGCAAGGGCCCGCGCAAGGCGATCAGGAAGTAA
- the rpsS gene encoding 30S ribosomal protein S19 — protein sequence MARSLKKGPFVDHHLVAKVAAAAGSKRPIKTWSRRSMILPDMVGVTIAVHNGKNHIPVLVNENMVGHKLGEFAITRTFKGHGGDKKSGK from the coding sequence ATGGCACGTTCACTCAAGAAGGGCCCGTTTGTCGATCACCACCTGGTTGCTAAGGTGGCTGCCGCTGCGGGTAGCAAGCGTCCGATCAAGACTTGGTCGCGTCGTTCGATGATCCTGCCTGACATGGTAGGCGTCACCATTGCCGTGCATAACGGCAAGAACCACATCCCGGTTCTCGTCAACGAGAACATGGTCGGCCACAAGCTCGGCGAATTTGCCATCACCCGGACCTTCAAGGGTCACGGTGGTGACAAGAAGTCGGGCAAGTAA
- the rpsE gene encoding 30S ribosomal protein S5: protein MAEERQQRGRDRDRNREEKVDDGMIEKLVAVNRVSKTVKGGRQFTFTALTVVGDGEGKVGFGYGKAREVPVAIQKSMEQARKNQVTVDLNNGTLWHTIKDGHGAARVFMQPASEGTGVIAGGAMRAVLEAVGVKNVLAKATGSRNPINLVRATVKGLTAAQSPARIAAKRGKKVEDLNHG from the coding sequence ATGGCAGAAGAACGTCAGCAGCGGGGTCGCGATCGCGACCGTAACCGCGAAGAGAAAGTCGATGACGGCATGATCGAAAAGCTGGTCGCGGTCAATCGCGTCAGCAAGACCGTCAAGGGTGGCCGTCAGTTCACCTTCACCGCCCTGACTGTTGTCGGCGACGGCGAAGGCAAGGTCGGTTTCGGTTATGGCAAGGCACGCGAAGTGCCGGTCGCCATCCAGAAGTCGATGGAGCAGGCTCGCAAGAACCAGGTCACCGTCGATCTGAACAACGGCACCCTGTGGCACACCATCAAGGATGGTCACGGCGCAGCGCGCGTGTTCATGCAGCCGGCTTCCGAAGGTACCGGCGTCATTGCCGGTGGTGCCATGCGCGCCGTGCTGGAAGCAGTTGGCGTGAAGAACGTGCTGGCCAAGGCCACCGGTTCGCGCAACCCGATCAACCTGGTGCGTGCCACCGTGAAGGGCCTGACTGCAGCGCAGTCGCCGGCTCGCATCGCGGCCAAGCGCGGCAAGAAGGTGGAGGATCTCAACCATGGCTAA
- the rpmC gene encoding 50S ribosomal protein L29 — MDIKTLREKSADDLKAHLIDLRKEQFSVRMQQVTGQLPKTHDIRRVRREIARVKTLLGSTK, encoded by the coding sequence ATGGATATCAAAACTCTCCGTGAAAAGTCGGCTGACGACCTCAAGGCCCACCTGATCGACCTGCGTAAGGAACAGTTCTCTGTCCGTATGCAGCAGGTCACCGGCCAGCTGCCGAAGACACACGACATCCGCCGGGTGCGTCGCGAAATTGCTCGCGTCAAGACCCTGCTCGGCAGCACGAAGTAA